From Rhinopithecus roxellana isolate Shanxi Qingling chromosome 17, ASM756505v1, whole genome shotgun sequence, one genomic window encodes:
- the CHCHD5 gene encoding LOW QUALITY PROTEIN: coiled-coil-helix-coiled-coil-helix domain-containing protein 5 (The sequence of the model RefSeq protein was modified relative to this genomic sequence to represent the inferred CDS: substituted 1 base at 1 genomic stop codon): MTTDTGKGGSFPPQQTYAGKSLEMQAALEVTARYCGRELEQYGQCVAAKPESWQRDCHYLKMSIAQCTSSHPIIRQICQACAQPFEAFEECLXQNKAAVGNCAEHMRRFLQCTEQVQPPRSPTTVEAKPLPAS, from the exons ATGACAACCGATACCGGAAAAGGCGGGTCGTTCCCCCCCCAACAGACCTACGCCGGCAAAAGTCTCGAGAT GCAGGCAGCTCTGGAGGTCACTGCTCGCTACTGTGGCCGGGAGCTGGAGCAGTATGGCCAGTGTGTGGCGGCCAAGCCGGAATCCTGGCAGCGGGACTGTCACTACCTTAAGATGAGCATTGCCCAATGCACATCCTCCCA CCCAATCATCCGCCAGATCTGCCAGGCCTGTGCTCAGCCTTTTGAGGCCTTCGAGGAGTGTCTTTGACAGAACAAGGCAGCTGTGGGCAACTGTGCGGAGCATATGCGCCGCTTCCTGCAGTGCACTGAGCAGGTGCAGCCACCACGCTCACCTACAACTGTGGAG GCAAAGCCACTTCCTGCCTCCTGA